TTAAGATTCCAGCCGCAATTCCCAACGTCAGCGCAAATTTCAAGCCAATAATACTGTAACCAACCGCAAACATCACGGCAACAAAGAACGCCACGGTCAATTGACCACGAATATAATTACTGACCTGTGAATTGATTTCTGTCAAAACTTCTAAGAATCCTGAGCGCGCTTTGGTAGGTACAAACTTAGCCATATACTTCGGTAGTTGATGACCATCGCGCAATAGGTAAAAAAGAATAAACGGCATTGTTATCAACCCAATGATGACGGTCGTTACGGTACTAAATACGCCTGTAAGTGAAGTCACCGTCCCGGTCAAATACTTCGAAAAGCGGCCACTCACTAGCTTACTGAGATCCGTGTTCCAACTTTCAAGTTGGTCACGGATACTACTGAGTTGCGGATCATTGAGCCAGCGATTAACTTCAGTACTGGCATTTTTCCAATAATTGGGCCAGTCATTGATAATTGATAAAGTTTGATCGCGAATCGTTGGGATAATCGCAATAATGCCTAACGCCAACAGCGCGACAACCACAATAAACAAACCAATGATCGTCCAGGTTCGTCGTACGCGAAAACGCTTTTCTAGCCAGTCAACAAGTGGATTAAGCAAGTAGTACAGCACACCGGCCAAAATAATCGGCAAACCCACGATGCTAAAAAATTGCCGGACCGGATCTAATAGCCAATCGACTTGCTTGCCCATAAAGAAGATCGTCAATACTAATAAAATAACGACCAAAATCCGAATGAGCCGTTGCGCTGACCACCGTTGTTTCTGTGAATCAGGTTTCAAACAATCCCTCCTTCCTAAGCCTGATACGTAATAACGCTACCGACCTTGATTGTTGGTAACTGGTTTGGTGTCAAATAAATGCCGTTTTCCATTGGTTTGGCAGGTACTGGTTTGAAGTACAACGTCGCGTGCCCAATTGACGTTAAATTAGCTTCCACTAGTCCCCCTGCAAAGGCCACCGTATAAGTTTGTCGATCGATCGTAATGGTGCTACCAGCAACTAACGACAGACTCGCGATGGGCTGCTCAAATTTCTGAATCACCGCGATTTGCTGTAATGGTGCCGTGGCCGTTTCATCGAATAAAACTAAAATTGGTTCCTTGGAATCGATAGCACTCGCACCAATCGATTGTACTGTTGCAGTTATTGTCATATTGAGACCCCCATCGGTTAATTAATTGCTTTAATTGTAGCATAGTCCTAATCACAGACGCCAATTTGTCATCGCTTACACGGGCCATATCTATGCTATACTTGAATTATCTATCAAGGAGGTTTGTTATCATGCAAGAACGCATTTTATTCGGAACATATACGAAAAAAACAAGCCAAGGGATTTACCAAGGAACCCTTGACACCACTGCCAAAACCTTAACCAACGATGGCTTACTGGCAGCCACTCAAAATCCCACCTATTTGGCCCTCTCAGCTAAGGATTGCCTATACAGTGTCGATAAGGAAGATGACGAGGGCGGTATCGCTGCTTGGCAAATCGACGGGCAAACTGCTCACAAACTAAACACCGTTGTCGCACCTGGCACCCCACCAGCTTACGTTGCTGTCGATGAGGCCCGGCAACTCGTCTACAGTGCCAACTATCATAAGGGAACGGCCGAAGTCATGAAAATTGCTGCTGATGGCGCGCTGACTTTGACCGATACTGTTCAACATAGTGGCCATGGCCCTCGTCCTGAACAAGACGGCTCCCATATTCATTACACCGACCTCACGCCAGATAATTGCTTAGCCGTAATCGATTTAGGTAGCGATAAGGTCTATGTCTATAACGTCAGCGACGCCGGTCAGTTAAGTGAACAATCCCTGCTCACTATGGAAGCTGGCTTTGGACCACGTCACCTCGTGTTCAGTCCAGACGGCCAATACGCCTTCTTAGCTGGTGAATTATCGAGTCAGATTGCGAGCTTAAAATATGACGCCCAAACTGGTGCCTTTACGCAGCTTGGCATTGTGAAGACCATTCCTGCCGACTACACGGCGCACAACGGTGCCGCAGCCATCCGCTTAAGTCACGACGGTCATTTTCTCTACGTCTCCAATCGTGGCTACAATACGTTAGCTGTCTTTGCAGTAACCGCCGACGGTCATTTGACCCTGATTCAGCAAATCAGTACGGAAGGTGACTTCCCCCGTGATTTTGATTTAGATCCAACTGAAGCCTTTGTCGTGGTCGTTAATCAAAACACTGATAATGCCACTTTGTATGCACGCGACTTAACGAGTGGTAAACTAAGTCTATTACAAAAGGACGTTACTGTGCCTGAAGGCGTTTGCGTCCGTTTCTAGTAAAGGATGAAACTCATGTTATTAAAAGAAGTCTGTGTTGAAAATTACACTAACATTCCCGCAGCCATTGCGGCCGGTGCCAATCGGATCGAACTCAACGATAACCTATCCGTTGGCGGTACAACGGTCAGTCGTGGTGTAATGGCTGAGGCAGCCAAGTATACCAGTGAACATCACGTGCCCCTAGTGACCATGATTCGCCCCCGTGGTGGCAATTTCGTTTATAATGATACGGAATTAAAAATCATGGAAGCGGACCTGCTACAGGCTCAATCATTAGGTGTTGATGGTGTCGCATTTGGTGCTTTGACTGCGGATAATCAGCTTGACGAAGAAGCCTTAGCGTTACTAATTGGTGCAGCCGGTGGCATGTCGATCACCTTCCACATGGCTTTTGACGCCATCCCTGAAAATCAACAAGCCGCGGCAATTGACTGGTTAGTAGACCATGACGTCGATCGCATTTTGACACATGGCGGCCCACTTGATCAGCCGATTGCTGACTGTGTCCCCCACTTGCAAACGACGATCAAACAGGCCGCTGGCCGAATTCAGATCCTACCTGGTGGTGGCATTACCACCGCCAATGTCGCCGACATCACCACAACGCTCGGCGTCAAACAGGCCCATGGGACCAAGATTATTAATTACTAAGAACTGCCAAAAAGGCGCATCTCATTTTTTGAGATGCGCCTTTTGATTGGCGAAGTAAACTAAAAAATTAGACCATTAATCACGGTTATTCAATGGTCTAATATTGGCACAAGCGCCCGCACTAAGCCAACTTGCCCTGAGCCCTCTTCCGCGAACAAATTGGTCATTGTCAACGCTGATCAATTGGCTCGTGTTCATCATCAATCATGCTAATTAGGATAAACATAAAACGGACCAAATCTTAATGGTCACTTTATGAATTGGCACGTTGATTATGAATAATTAAACGGTTAAGATCAGCCGGTAATGGTGCAAAGGTCGTGAGGGTCTGGCTAATGAATGGATCATCAAATTCCAGTTGCATGCAGTGCAGTGCTTGGCGCTGAATCCACGGGTCACGAGGACCGCCATAAAGGGCATCACCGATCAATGGATGACCGCTAGCTGCAAAGTGCACCCGAATCTGATGCGTTCGGCCGGTATGCAGCCGTACCCGGACGACTGTCATGTTACGCAGCCGCTTGACCACCCAGTACTCGGTTAAAGACGGCTTACCGTCGGGACGGGTCGTTCGTTTGATAAATGAATCAGCGGCACGACCAATGGGCGCATCTAGCCACCCGTGGTCAGTCGTCAATTCACCACTGACGACGGCTAAGTACATTTTGCGCATCGCATGGGCCTTCAATTGATGATCAATAATCGAATGGGCAAAATGGTGCTTAGCGAAGAGAACGATACCGCTCGTATCCCGATCCAAACGCGTGGTGATATGCACAACCTCATTATCATAATGGGCCGCTTGATAATAACCTTTTACCCGATTCGCTAAGGTATTGTCAGGTAAGGCATGCGCCGGTACTGAGGCCACTCCTGCTGGTTTATTCACAATCAGGTAGTCACGATCCTCATATAAGATATCGATCGGCAACGTCGAGACGCCTAAGTGGTCATTACCAATTTCAGCAGGTGTGACCATCGTCACAGTCTCACCGCCTGTCAGCATATGAATCGCTAATACCGGTCGTTCATCAACGAGAATTGCCCCACCATGAAACTTAACTTTTTTCAACAAACTACGTGTCACACCATGTTGTGCCAAGAGTGTCTTAACTTTCATCGGGGTCGTCTCATGGTTGATCCAAGTAAACCTCATTGCTCGTCCAACCCGATGAAGGATGTCCCGACCCGTTGCCAGAAGCGATTATGACGATGCTGAGCAAATGCAATTCGACGATTAGCAATTGAATAACGAATTTGTTCAATTGGCCGCGGCTGCGTATCCATTTGATCAGCTGTAAAGACAAAGTGTGACTGCTGTTGTGGCCGAATCGTTATTGTTTCATACGGCGCTACGATGACTGGCGAGCCTAATGTTCGGAAGACTCGGTTGTTGATCGACGCAATCTCGGCCATTTGTAAAGCGTCCAAGCGCGGATGAATGACAGCACCACCAACTGACTTATTATAAGCCGTCGAACCAGTTGGAGTGGAGACGCATAACCCATCGCCACGAAAACGTTCAAATAGTTCATCTTGAATATAAACATCGGCAACCATGGTACTCCCAAGCTTCTTAAGCGTTGACTCGTTCAACGCCAAATAATGATCAGTCGCATCCGTATCCGCATAAGTAATATCTACAGCTAGCAAGGGATAGGTCACACTCTGGCCGTTGTCTTCCAGTAAACCGTTGATCAGTTGGTCGATTTCATAATCTCGCCAGTCCGTATAGAAGCCTAAATGGCCAGTATGCACGCCAACAAAGCGAACTTGGTCAACCATGTGACTATAGTGGTGAAACGCCGCTAAAAGCGTCCCATCGCCTCCTACCGACAAAACAATGTCTGGGTGCTCATCATCAATTTCAAACCCGGCAGCCAGCAGTTTAGTATGTAACTCACCCGCTACTTTCTTGGTCTTGGCACTCGCATTTGCAAAAATCGTTACTTTCATGAATTTTGATCTTCCTTTGTCGTGTCAGGCTCATCGTTGCCCGGCCCCTTCCCATACGAGAACAAGCTCTGAGCTTCTTGAATTTCCTCACGAATTTCTGACATTTCTTTATCCAAACTAAAGGCGGCTTCCGCAGCCCGTTGTAATCGTTGACTCAAGTTTTCAGGGAAATCCCCTTGATATTTATAGTTAAGCGAATGTTCAATGGTCGCCCAGAAATTCATGGCAAGTGTCCGGACTTGGATTTCGGCCAAAATTTTCTTTTCACCACCGACCATTTGGACCGGATATTCAATCACGATATGATACGAACGGTAACCAGATGGCTTTTCATTACTAATGTAATCGCGTTCTTCCAGAATTGTCATATCCGTCCGTTTTCGCAATAAATCAACGACCTGATAGATATCCTCAACGAATTGACACATAATCCGCAAACCAGCAATATCCTGCATATCTTGTTCTAGGCGATCTTCTTGTACTTTACGTCGGGTCATCTTTTCCTTAATGCTATCAACGGGTTTGACCCGCCCCGTTACAAATTCAATCGGTTCATGCTGATTCAAATCACGAAATTGTTTGCGCATTCCCCGCAATTTAACTTTAAGCTCATCAACGGCTTGCTGATAAGGCAGTAAAAAATGATTCCAATCTTCCATCGGGGCACCTCCGTTTCAATCCATACCCTAAAATTTTACCATAAATCGTCGGAATAAAAAGTTAACGTTCTCGAGATTGAACCCTAAGTTCACTTTTTTTCCAAACTGTAATCCTAGAAACAAAATACTTTACGAATTTAGCAAATCGGTGCATGATTACGGGTGAAGGTTTAAGCTAAGTAACGAGTGATTTTCTGCATTAAAAAATTTATGAAATGAAAAACTTGCAAATACCTCGTTTGATTGGTATTCTGCACTATGACGCGAATAGAGAAAGTGGAGGAATTATAACGTGTTAGAAGTGTATTTATTTGTAAATCCGTTGGCAAACCAATGCGTACGTGATGAGCAAAACGTGTTACGGTTGGCAAACGACTCAGACAAGCAAATCCAATTTCAATTCGTACCATTACTCAATATTAATGTGATTCAACGGGCTCTAAAGTGCCAAGGAATCAAGGCATCCGACTGGCATGCTCAAAATCAACAGTCTCAAACATTGTACCGAGTTATTTTGGATTATAAAGCCGCCCTTTTTCAAGGCAAAAAACGGGGGCGTAACTTTTTAATTGCCTTGCAATCTGCAATGCTCAAGGCTGGTCAACACTATTCGGAAGAGCTCGTCAAAACGGTTGCAACTAACTGTCAGATTGACTTAG
This Lactiplantibacillus plantarum DNA region includes the following protein-coding sequences:
- a CDS encoding PTS glucitol/sorbitol transporter subunit IIA; amino-acid sequence: MTITATVQSIGASAIDSKEPILVLFDETATAPLQQIAVIQKFEQPIASLSLVAGSTITIDRQTYTVAFAGGLVEANLTSIGHATLYFKPVPAKPMENGIYLTPNQLPTIKVGSVITYQA
- a CDS encoding DsbA family protein, with translation MLEVYLFVNPLANQCVRDEQNVLRLANDSDKQIQFQFVPLLNINVIQRALKCQGIKASDWHAQNQQSQTLYRVILDYKAALFQGKKRGRNFLIALQSAMLKAGQHYSEELVKTVATNCQIDLDMFMEDRDSDLAKQAFHADQRLASEMNITEASSAVVFDCDQYDYGVLLEHFNYTTLFDLVNGNLDPFQDATRATNASCASLANAQLHVL
- a CDS encoding RluA family pseudouridine synthase: MRFTWINHETTPMKVKTLLAQHGVTRSLLKKVKFHGGAILVDERPVLAIHMLTGGETVTMVTPAEIGNDHLGVSTLPIDILYEDRDYLIVNKPAGVASVPAHALPDNTLANRVKGYYQAAHYDNEVVHITTRLDRDTSGIVLFAKHHFAHSIIDHQLKAHAMRKMYLAVVSGELTTDHGWLDAPIGRAADSFIKRTTRPDGKPSLTEYWVVKRLRNMTVVRVRLHTGRTHQIRVHFAASGHPLIGDALYGGPRDPWIQRQALHCMQLEFDDPFISQTLTTFAPLPADLNRLIIHNQRANS
- a CDS encoding NAD kinase gives rise to the protein MKVTIFANASAKTKKVAGELHTKLLAAGFEIDDEHPDIVLSVGGDGTLLAAFHHYSHMVDQVRFVGVHTGHLGFYTDWRDYEIDQLINGLLEDNGQSVTYPLLAVDITYADTDATDHYLALNESTLKKLGSTMVADVYIQDELFERFRGDGLCVSTPTGSTAYNKSVGGAVIHPRLDALQMAEIASINNRVFRTLGSPVIVAPYETITIRPQQQSHFVFTADQMDTQPRPIEQIRYSIANRRIAFAQHRHNRFWQRVGTSFIGLDEQ
- a CDS encoding copper homeostasis protein CutC, with the protein product MLLKEVCVENYTNIPAAIAAGANRIELNDNLSVGGTTVSRGVMAEAAKYTSEHHVPLVTMIRPRGGNFVYNDTELKIMEADLLQAQSLGVDGVAFGALTADNQLDEEALALLIGAAGGMSITFHMAFDAIPENQQAAAIDWLVDHDVDRILTHGGPLDQPIADCVPHLQTTIKQAAGRIQILPGGGITTANVADITTTLGVKQAHGTKIINY
- a CDS encoding GTP pyrophosphokinase — its product is MEDWNHFLLPYQQAVDELKVKLRGMRKQFRDLNQHEPIEFVTGRVKPVDSIKEKMTRRKVQEDRLEQDMQDIAGLRIMCQFVEDIYQVVDLLRKRTDMTILEERDYISNEKPSGYRSYHIVIEYPVQMVGGEKKILAEIQVRTLAMNFWATIEHSLNYKYQGDFPENLSQRLQRAAEAAFSLDKEMSEIREEIQEAQSLFSYGKGPGNDEPDTTKEDQNS
- a CDS encoding lactonase family protein codes for the protein MQERILFGTYTKKTSQGIYQGTLDTTAKTLTNDGLLAATQNPTYLALSAKDCLYSVDKEDDEGGIAAWQIDGQTAHKLNTVVAPGTPPAYVAVDEARQLVYSANYHKGTAEVMKIAADGALTLTDTVQHSGHGPRPEQDGSHIHYTDLTPDNCLAVIDLGSDKVYVYNVSDAGQLSEQSLLTMEAGFGPRHLVFSPDGQYAFLAGELSSQIASLKYDAQTGAFTQLGIVKTIPADYTAHNGAAAIRLSHDGHFLYVSNRGYNTLAVFAVTADGHLTLIQQISTEGDFPRDFDLDPTEAFVVVVNQNTDNATLYARDLTSGKLSLLQKDVTVPEGVCVRF
- a CDS encoding AI-2E family transporter encodes the protein MKPDSQKQRWSAQRLIRILVVILLVLTIFFMGKQVDWLLDPVRQFFSIVGLPIILAGVLYYLLNPLVDWLEKRFRVRRTWTIIGLFIVVVALLALGIIAIIPTIRDQTLSIINDWPNYWKNASTEVNRWLNDPQLSSIRDQLESWNTDLSKLVSGRFSKYLTGTVTSLTGVFSTVTTVIIGLITMPFILFYLLRDGHQLPKYMAKFVPTKARSGFLEVLTEINSQVSNYIRGQLTVAFFVAVMFAVGYSIIGLKFALTLGIAAGILNLIPYLGSFLAMVPSVVIALVTSPWMLVQVLIVFVIEQTIEGRFISPLVLGSSLAIHPITILVVLLAAGKIFGLMGVIFGIPGYAILKVLWTHLFDWYRRSSGLYEAEATPSTDQTNK